From Arachis stenosperma cultivar V10309 chromosome 2, arast.V10309.gnm1.PFL2, whole genome shotgun sequence, one genomic window encodes:
- the LOC130963492 gene encoding cytochrome P450 76T24-like — MPPGPYPYPIIGNILELLSHKPYESLFHLSKTYGPIMSLKFGTLTAIVISSPEIAKEALTKHDLAFSNRQVLHITTALGHNKVSMVWSPVCDHWRTLRKLCSTNIFSPQRLESTSKLRHKNVQELVNFVGTCSTKGEAIDIGNVVFITIMNSLSNTLFSMDLAHYLLVLQKLIEGILDDAGKINIVDLLQGLRGRCEESFKRLLEVFNDIFEERMRLKVLSSDKSSGGTCYDVLARFFLGSSRSDLFIAGLETTTSTVEWAMAELVHNPKKMAKAKEELLQILGRDENPKESDISKLPYLEAIVKETFRLHTPIPILFHKSNSNVEINCFKVPKHAEVLVNLWAIGRNSSIWSNPNSFVPERFQEWKMDTKDNKFEFIPFGVGRRMCPAISLVHRIVPLILATLLHCFDWKIADEKKPQELDMREEYGLTVRRAQPLLLIPISTN, encoded by the exons ATGCCACCAGGTCCTTACCCTTATCCCATAATAGGAAACATTTTAGAACTACTTAGCCATAAACCCTATGAATCACTCTTTCATCTTTCCAAAACATATGGCCCCATAATGAGTCTCAAGTTTGGAACCTTAACCGCTATTGTAATCTCTTCTCCAGAGATAGCCAAAGAAGCATTAACCAAACATGACTTAGCATTTTCCAATAGGCAAGTCCTTCATATCACTACAGCACTTGGCCACAACAAAGTCTCTATGGTGTGGTCACCCGTATGTGATCATTGGAGAACACTAAGAAAACTATGTTCCACAAACATATTCTCCCCTCAAAGGCTTGAATCAACTAGCAAACTTCGCCACAAAAATGTGCAAGAATTGGTGAATTTTGTGGGAACATGTTCCACCAAAGGTGAAGCTATTGATATTGGTAATGTTGTGTTCATAACAATAATGAATTCATTGTCCAATACCCTTTTTTCTATGGATCTTGCACACTACTTGTTAGTGTTGCAA AAGCTTATAGAGGGTATATTGGATGATGCTGGAAAGATTAACATTGTAGATCTTTTACAGGGCCTTAGAGGAAGATGTGAAGAATCTTTTAAAAGGTTGTTGGAGGTTTTCAATGATATTTTTGAGGAAAGAATGCGACTAAAAGTATTATCGTCCGACAAAAGCAGTGGAGGAACTTGTTATGATGTACTAGCTAGATTCTTCCTTGGATCTTCTCGAAGT GACTTGTTTATTGCTGGATTAGAAACAACAACAAGCACGGTGGAATGGGCAATGGCAGAATTGGTGCATAACCCTAAAAAAATGGCTAAAGCCAAAGAAGAGCTTTTACAAATTCTTGGTAGAGATGAAAACCCTAAAGAATCAGACATATCAAAGCTTCCTTACTTGGAGGCAATTGTAAAGGAAACATTTCGGTTACACACTCCAATTCCCATTTTGTTCCACAAATCAAATTCCAATGTAGAAATCAATTGCTTCAAAGTTCCCAAACATGCAGAAGTTTTAGTTAATTTATGGGCCATAGGACGTAATTCTAGCATTTGGAGTAATCCAAATTCCTTTGTGCCAGAGAGATTTCAAGAGTGGAAAATGGACACAAAAGATAACAAATTTGAGTTCATTCCATTTGGAGTTGGAAGAAGAATGTGTCCTGCAATTTCATTGGTACATAGAATAGTACCTTTGATTTTAGCCACTCTTTTGCATTGTTTTGATTGGAAGATTGCGGATGAGAAGAAACCACAAGAGTTAGACATGAGAGAAGAATATGGTCTTACTGTGCGTAGGGCTCAACCACTTTTACTCATTCCAATTTCTACCAATTAA
- the LOC130961878 gene encoding cytochrome P450 76T24-like, giving the protein MECYNIFEVMMLLIIILKLVLLIFNRASKPTKKMPPGPYPYPIIGNILELGQKPHQSLFNLSKIYGPLMTLKLGSLNAIVISSPEIAKEALTKHDLAFSNREVPDITRALDHHKVSLVWSPICDHWRTLRKLCATNIFSPQKLESTSKLRHKKVQELVDFLRTCSSKGEAIDIGEVVFTTIMNSLSNTLFSMDFSQYGTRDDGFQNFKGTVESIMVDAGKANVADLFPLLRFLDPQGIRKRGDDITLKLLKVFGDIFDERMLLKTSSNKNFEVYDDVLDSFINIIKENSSTELSRHHLLHLFVDLFVAGIETTTSTIEWAMTELVHNPKKMARVKEELLQVLGKDGKPHESNISEFHYLNAIVKETFRLHPPVPFLHHKSKSMVEICGFKVPKDTQVLINLWAIGRNSSTWSDPNSFVPERFLESKMDVKGFDFGLIPFGAGRRMCPALPLAHRTVHFILASLLHHFDWKIVNGMKPQELDMSERYGLTIRKAQPLNLIPIHVN; this is encoded by the exons ATGGAGTGTTACAACATATTTGAGGTAATGATGCTCCTCATTATAATCCTCAAATTAGTACTACTAATCTTCAATAGAGCCTCTAAACCCACAAAAAAAATGCCACCAGGGCCTTACCCTTATCCTATAATAGGAAACATACTAGAACTTGGCCAAAAACCCCATCAATCACTCTTTAATCTTTCCAAAATTTATGGTCCTCTAATGACTCTTAAGCTTGGAAGCTTAAATGCTATAGTCATTTCATCACCAGAGATAGCCAAAGAAGCATTAACCAAACATGACTTAGCATTTTCCAACAGGGAAGTCCCTGACATCACAAGAGCACTTGACCACCACAAAGTTTCTTTAGTGTGGTCACCAATTTGTGATCATTGGAGAACACTAAGGAAACTATGTGCTACAAACATATTTTCTCCTCAGAAACTAGAATCAACTAGCAAACTTCGCCACAAAAAGGTGCAAGAATTGGTGGATTTTCTCAGGACTTGCTCTTCAAAAGGTGAAGCTATTGATATTGGTGAGGTTGTATTCACAACAATAATGAATTCATTGTCCAACACCCTTTTCTCCATGGATTTTTCTCAATATGGAACTAGGGAtgatggatttcaaaattttaaaggGACTGTAGAGTCCATAATGGTAGACGCTGGGAAGGCAAATGTGGCGGATCTTTTCCCACTTCTTCGATTTCTTGATCCACAAGGCATCCGCAAGAGGGGAGATGACATTACTCTGAAGTTACTGAAAGTTTTTGGTGATATTTTCGATGAAAGAATGCTACTAAAAACTTCATCAAATAAGAATTTTGAAGTATATGATGATGTATTGGATTCTTTCATTAACATCATCAAAGAAAATAGTTCGACAGAATTAAGTCGTCATCATTTACTACATTTATTTGTG GACTTATTTGTTGCTGGGATAGAAACAACAACAAGCACAATAGAATGGGCAATGACAGAATTGGTGCACAACCCTAAAAAGATGGCTAGAGTCAAAGAGGAGCTCCTACAAGTCCTTGGCAAAGATGGCAAGCCACATGAATCAAATATCTCTGAATTTCATTACCTAAATGCAATTGTGAAGGAAACATTTCGGTTGCACCCACCAGTTCCCTTTTTACACCACAAATCAAAGTCTATGGTAGAAATATGTGGCTTCAAAGTTCCCAAGGACACACAAGTTCTAATTAACTTATGGGCCATTGGACGAAATTCTAGCACTTGGAGTGACCCAAATTCCTTTGTGCCAGAAAGGTTCTTAGAGTCCAAAATGGATGTTAAGGGTTTTGATTTTGGGCTCATTCCGTTTGGGGCTGGAAGAAGAATGTGTCCAGCACTTCCACTTGCTCATAGAACAGTGCATTTCATCTTGGCCTCTCTTCTACACCATTTTGATTGGAAGATTGTTAATGGAATGAAGCCTCAAGAGTTAGATATGAGTGAGAGGTATGGACTTACTATACGTAAGGCTCAACCACTCAATCTCATTCCAATCCATGTCAATTAA